The genomic DNA AAATGGAGTTAAAGACCAGATTGgacttttagtttctttttaaagtgaagaaatagagaagtaaagaaaatagTGTGAATCTCCTCACAGTGGCACTTCTCTCCACCAGGCCTcttgccagccctgcctgccAGTTGGTTCACTGGCCGTGACCTCCCTGAGCTGAGGTGCCACCATGATCCTCTGTGAAGGGAGTGATACCGCCCACGGCTGTAGCTTCTGGGTGTTGTCTGGTTGGAGAGACAAGGAAGTGCTTAGGCCCAGTTTCATGACATTCCTGACTGGCAGAGCCAGGCTGGACTCTGCCCCAGGCACTGAGTGAGGGCACCTGCCACAGCAGGAGAGGGTGTGGCCTTGAACCAAAGTCACTTTGCAGGCTTACTCTGCTAGGCAGCGAGCACATTATtgtctgagccatcttgttggccccaaGGAAGAATGTaactttgcttttgatttttctgagacagggtctcatagccCAGGTTACTGTTAAACATGATCCtcgtgcctctgcttcccaagtgctagaattacaggtgtacaccatgATGTCTAGctaagctttttgtttgtttgtttgttttatatttgttggagacagggtttctctgtgtagcagttaAAGCTGGCTttagctcagagatctgcctgcctctgcctctgagtgctggaactaaaggcatgcgctaccaccacCGGgctcagctttttatgtgggttttggtgATCTGATTTCAGGTCCCTAATGCTCAGGAGACAGGTGCTTTGGAGCAGCATCTCCCTGgccctaggttttttgtttgtttgttttttatcatcaTTATAACTTTAGCCACTTTACAGTGATTGCATAATCTTTTCTAACTAACCCTAATATGGTACAAAAAATTCCATAGAACTTTCTGGAAATTGGccacatttgatttttatttcaattttttattttattttattttgtggagggcagtttcaagacagggtttctcagtgtaacagtcctggctgtcctggaactcactgtagaccaggctggcttcaaattcagagatctgcctgcctctgcctcccgagtgctaggattaaaggctgtgcctcTACTACccagtttattttaattttttaaagctgtaTTTTGGCCGGGCAGTgttggtgatggtgcacacctttaatcccagcattcaggaggcagacagatctcctTGAGTATTGCCTAGGGAGACAGGCTCTAGTGACATTCTGGAAGGTAGTGTTGATGACATACTGTTATCTGGTAAACTGTTTACAGTCAGTAACTGCCAACTGTCCCTGAATGCTTTTCATGGCACACCACTCTCCCACACCAGCATCATACATAGCCTGCAAATGTACCTCCAAGCCCTTCTCTTTtactcttctgtgtgtgtgtgtgtgtgtgtgtgtgtgtgtgtgtgtgtgtgtgtttgtgtttgtgtgtgtgtgcgagcatgtGCGCATGCACGAGGGCTCctgcttgcacatgtgtgcagtcaTGGGGGTGGTCCCAGGAGGTGCTCCCAGGGGCAAAGATGGAAAGGCAGAGAGTGTGCTCCTGGAGGTGCTCCCAGAACCCCAGGCAGCTTGGCTTTCGTGGTTGCAGCTTTTTGCCTTTGTTGGGGAAGCATTAGGAGATGATGTCCTCGAGCAGTAGCATCTTTCAGGgttattttatatgtaatgagtgttttgctttcatttatatATGCTTCCTAGTATCTGTATTTTCTGTGAAGAAAGTGGGTCTCGGGAATATGTAGAAAAGGAAGAGTTGGGGACTGGAGGAGTGGTTCAacaagttaagagcacttgttgttcttgcggaggacctgggttcagttcccagcacccacatggctgctcacaaccatctgtaactacacttacagaggatccaatgccctcttctgtcctttgcaGCTACCAGGCATGTGCACggtgcacagaaatacataaaggcaaaagacttatatacataaataaaccgAAATAAATTTTGGGTTTCAAGACACAtctttttctgtatagctttggagtctgtcctggcactctctctgtagcccaggcctggcctcaaactcacagagatccacctgcctctgcccccaaatgctgggctttaaaaataaattacgaAAGGGAGAGTTGAATAGACCTCTGTGTGGCAGTACACTGTTTAAGTCTAGCACTCGGAATGGTGCAACAGTGTGCGATTACATAACAAGACCTTGTTTTTTCGTTTTAAAGTAGCCCTATGTTGGCTCCAACAAGGGATTTGAAAGAATGTAGGGCAAGGTCCCAGTTTCATGGCCCAGCAGCACTGTCTCCATCCCAACTTCTCACTGCCTGTCTAGGGTCACATTGCTTGCAAAACTGAGCACAAACAGAACCCAAGACTTTTGATGCCAAGTCTCTAGTCTTTTCGATTTCCACTTATGTTTCAAAGTCGTCAGAGCTCTTGACCCTGGTCCCCATCACACTCAAAGAGAGTCTTCAGTGAAGATGTGTGGTGCATCTCAGAGGGTCTGATGGGCAGGGACCCTGTCCTTGCCCTGTGCAGAGTCAGTAACAGCATGTATGCCGTGACCATGTGGATTGAGTGGGGGCAGTAGCTAAGATGATATGGTCGTCAGGGTCATTCTAACATCAGAACTATTTAGGAGTCTGAAAAGGAACAGTTGCCACAGATTAGCAGGAGGCACTGAGGGGTCCTGGCAACCAGGGTCTGATATGATATTTCAAGAGCACTTGGCACCTTACTACCTTTGAGTTCCTAAATCTAGAGGGTTGGCAGCATGGGACCACCAGTGACAACTGGGCTTTCTAGTTGAGATGCCTTAAGACCTGGTAGGACCCTGGGCGCCAAGAAGTCCCCCAGTTTCATCAGAGGAAATCAAGAACCATCTAGAGTCAGATATgttggcatgtgcctttaatttcagcactcaggaagccaaggcaggcagatctctgtgagttgcaggccagcctgggttacagagttccaggacatctagggctatgttagagaccttgtctcaaaaaaaaaaaaaaaaaaaaaaaaggaaaccatgtaaagaagctggagagatggctcagcagtcaagagcatttGCTCCTCTTACAGGAATTCAGTTCCAGCTCCTATGTGGTGCTTCATCACcactataactccagtcccaggagtcttttgacctccaagggctcctgcacacacacagtacactcAGGCCCATGCACATAAAACTATGGAGAAAGCAAACAAGAGGTGTGTGCTTGTGCGGTGGAGATGGTGGAGTAGGGGGGGTTCTGCACTTCTGGAGGGCAGACGAAGCCTTGCTTGGGTTCAGGACAGCAGCAGGTCAGTAGGGCCTGACTGACATAGGCAGCCGGAGGCTTCTTCGTTACATTAGCATCGTTTAGTGAGCTATGCTCTGGGCCCAGTGCTTTCTGGACATCACCTCACCTACTCTTCATGACCTCCTCAGATAGGTACATTCTGGTTTTAGAAGCATTTCACGGGCAGGGACAGCAGGCACAGTCCTGTGGTTAGGTAGCAGGGCTGATCACATCTAGGCCTCAGGCTCCaaagtcagtgctctcaaccctTGCCCATTTACAATGGTTGGTGTAGCTAGACCTTAGGAGCAGCTGTGGAGGGCAAAACGCCCAGCATGGGCTCCACAGACCTGGGTGTGGTGTTGCCAGGGTGTGCTTTACAATAGTTCTCAAATGTTTGTGACAGCTTCTTTATCTGGTAAACGCCGGGATGTCTTTCCATCGAGTGGTGACTGGGATGGATGGTGTGTTCGCAGCAGCGCTCTTCTTGTTTGAGATGGGGGGAcgctggggctggggctcagttggtagagtgcctacATAGCATGTACAAAGCATTGTTTGACCCTCAGCACCACATGAGCCAGGTGTGCTGGTGAGACCTGGAATCCCAGCCTGGGGAGGTGAAGAGGGCAGGAATACCGGCATGTTCAAGGCGATCGTTGCTATGTAGTGACTTTAAGATCAGTCTGTGctatcaaaaaagaaaggaagcagaaagaaaagaaataaagaagggagagggagggaaggaggaagggagggagagagggagagagggagactgtCAGAGTAGAAGGTGAGGTGGTGTGATAAGGGAGCGAGAAAGGACAGTGGGCTTGGGGACCAATGGCCAAGCCCCCCAGACCCTTCCATAGCACCGTGTTGTTCTGCCGATCTTCAGAGGGACAGGTGTGTGTGCGCACTTTGTTGATCTATGGAAATGTGTGTTGGGGGAGCAGGATAGAATGCAAACGAGACTCACACTCGGATGGACGTGCAGATGTGGACGAGGACAGCTGTGTAAACATGTTCTGCTCGGATACCTTAGCGATCAGCGGGCACCTGCACTACTTCCAAAGCCCTGCTTCACCGCTTACTCTTTGTCTGTAGATTCCCGATGAAATCCCAGAGTAAACAGGAGGTGGGGATGTGAACGTTAACTTTTGGCCACTGGGTAGCCAGAAGGAGCCACTGCAAGCGGGGTTCTTTCCATGGGTCTGGGAACAGTttccaggagttggttctccccttcctttctggcTCCCAGAGACCGAGCTCAGCTCAGGCCGTCAGTcttgcagcaagcacctttaccctccAAGACTGTAACTACACAATGTGACTGGCAGCCCCAAAGCATACATTTGTAGCTGAGGACAGACAACAGGACActagcctttctttttcttctttttttttcttttttccgaCAAAGTCTCATGTCTCTCAAGCTCAAACTGAgctgaggatgtccttgaacttcctACCCTGGgtactgagatgacaggcatgccCCACTACACCTGGTTCTTGCAGTGTCAGGGCtcgaactcagggctttgtgtatactaggcaaacactctaccaattgaaATATATTCCCAGCCTagattcatcttttaaaattcactCTTAGGAGAGATGATTCataggttaagaacacttgctggtgttgcaggggacccaggttcagttcccagcacccacatggtcattcccaactgtgtgtaactccagtttggcctcttctggcctctgtgggcactgcacacataatTAATTATTTAAGTGAATCTAAAATAGGTCAATTCACTCTAATGTTTTCATAAACTTATGAAGTTGTAAAACTACTCCGTCCCTGCAGTTTCTTCAAGCAACACAACATCCAGCAGCCGGGATCGGGGATCTGGCTGGTCATTTCCGTGTTCCCTGacctctctctggtctctttcaGAATGCCCAGGAGAACCATGGGCTGGCTGTACCTACCCCCTCTGTCCCAGAAGACTTTGCAGACAAAGAAGTGGGAGGTAAGAGAACTCTGATCTTGTggtttcttcatctctttccatTCTCTGTGGCCCTGaactaaaatacaaaacaaaaaaaaccaaactattgCCCCATTTCCCGAGCTTAAGGCAAAGTCAGAGTCCTGGGCCTTAAGCTTAGGCACTTGCCAAGAAAGACAGTGAGAACAGCAGATTGGGATATGGGGAGAGCCATGGTTGGCTAAGACTCATCTGGaaatgggaaaggggagggacTAAAGTCGCAGCAGGATGAAGGCAGCAGCAAGACCTCTGGGGTCAGACAAATCTACCTTAGCTCTAGCTAAGCAGGACACGTGCCCTGCTTGGGGACAGCAGTGACAGTTCTGGAGGACTACATGTGTGGGGTCGATGTAGGCCACTAAGTGTTAGTGTATCCACTCACACCTGCCCAGTGACATCCTGTGTCGCTCAGAGCAAAGGTTAGGGAAGACTGCTGGGATCTCACTCACTGcttccctgcccctcctcccacctctgccacaAGAGATTTCCTTAATTAACCTaggcaggttttcaccccagggTCTGCATCTCAACCCCCTCCTGCCATCCCTGTGCTCCAAGGTCACCTTCCACTAGGAAGGCCCCTCAGCACCCCTCCCCTGCAGATTTTATTGCTGCCTTCATCTTGGTAATGATTTACTAATGTACAGTGTTGGTTGTCTGTTTGACTGACCCCTTCATGAATAAACTTCAGGGGCTGAGCATATAGCAAGTGGCAgagtgtatggaggccagaggccaacagCACCAGCAtaaacaaggccctgggttccatccctagagcaaaacaaacaagaataagcttTAGTGAGTAGTatctctgtttgttttgtttattgctgTTGGGACCCCCCAGATGCTCCATTCCAGGTGCCCCTTCTCCAGGTTTGCTGTTCTTTCCTAAGCATTTtgagatggaaacaggaagataAGTGTGATGTAAAGAGGAGACTCTCCAGGTGTCCTTCTCTGTAGCCACATTGCCCTGGGAACCTTCCTTCCTTTGCACCATCCACCAGTCCAGACCCTGTTGCAGAGGTTCTAACCGATGTGACAGAATGGGTTCCCACAGACTCAGGGTCTCCCAAGACCATGAGCCAGTTGTTTGTGCAAactgtttcctcctctttttctcctgtccccatcccatccccaccaTTTCCCACCTCTCTCTATAATCCCTGATTTGgtccccccttccttttttttgttgttaatgtatgtagtatgcatgtgtacctgttagtgtgtgtgtgtgtgtgtgtgtgtgtgtgtctgtgtctgtgtctgtgtctgtgtgtaggtgtaggtgtgaggaggccagaagtcagcatcagatgttttctctctgtccctttccaCCCTTAGTAATTGGGCAGGaccagctggccagtgagttctagtgactggcctgcccctgtttccCAGTACTCGGCTGACAGGTGTAACCCTGTCAGCTTTTAGTGGGTGCTGGGGCTCTGCAAGCCTTTactcactgaatcatctccccagctccccttttttttccttttttggtggggggtgtCTTggatttgtttgagacagtctcactatgtagcccaggttggcctcatggcaattctcctgcctcagtttctcaactgttgagatcacaggcatgaaccaccacacctggcttccctGAATCACTGGGAACCACAAAGAACTTTTTACATGGGCTTACAGAATTTAGTATAAGCACCAAGGATGCTCTGGGGGCTGGAGTGGGAATCACAGTAAGAAGGGGACCACTCCTAGGTGGCATTGCTGCTTCCTTAGTCAGGGTTGGAAGAACTATTGTTTCTCTTGGCCAGCCCCTCTCCCTGTGCCAGGCACAAAGACTGGCTTTGGGttggaaagatggatcagtgggaAGGTGAGCCACCAAGTCTGAACCacgttcagtctccagaactcaCCTGATAGGAGAGAACTTACTCCCATAGTTGTCCTCAAATTGCCACAGCCATGCCATGGTaacaacccccccacacccccccacattaaaaagaaagagacagagagaaaaagcctTGTTAAAGGAGGGAGGGCGATGGAGACCGACTCTACTGCacatctctgcctcccttcttccAGGCACCAGCTCACTAGTCAATGGCAACCTCCGACTGTACAGCTCTGTGGGCGACCTGAGGCCTGTACACTATGACCTCGAATCCTccatccccccacctcctccaggcCCAGCTCCAGGGCCACCCCAGGACAGTCCACAGTCTCCAGCGGAgtcccctccaccaccacctccttctatccctccccctccccctcccctgctgtggaacccccaccccacccagcacagcccccaccccccaccccagtatTGGATACCTCATCTACCCTCTCCCCGCCATCAACACCTACCCCTCCAGACTTCATCCCCCCTGCCCCACCATCAACCTTTCTAAACCCCCCTATACCTTCTTTGCCAGTCCCTGGACCCCCGAGTCCAGTCTCTCCTCACACAGCTGGAATGTGTCTCTTACCCAGTGGGGGTATTATCAAGTGGAAATCAGAAGTAGCACTCAATGGCAGGCAGCCAGAAGACCCCAGAACCAGCCCCCCCAAAAGCCCTGCTGAACTAAAGGGGAGCCCCCTAGGGCCTACCCCGGAATCCCACCTGACATTCCCCAGGTCATTCAAGGTGCCTCCCCCAACTCCAGTCAGGACTTCCTCTATCCCAGTTCTGGAAGCACCAGGGGCTTccccagaggaggaggaagccagcCTCCCACTGCCTTCCAGCTTCAGCATCCGCCCTGCATCTCAAGTTTACCCAGACAGGGCCCTGGAGCCTGAGCACCAGAGAGAGCCCAGGCTTGAGACACCAGGCAGCCCAAGGCTCAAGCAATCTGAACCCCAGACAAATGGACAAGCTGGAGTtccacccccagctcctcccttgcctccacctgctcccccacttcctccaccagcgccctcccttcccccagctgctcCTCCTTTGCCCTCTACTGAGCAGGCAGTCCCTCCATCTTCTGGATTTACCAATATCCCAAAATCCAGCTCACCTACTCCCAACTCCAAACCCGACCCCCCCACTCTGGAGGACACAGACTCATCAGAACCCGTTGACTGGAGGGACCCCCGGCAGATGGAAAAGCTTCGAAGTGAGCTGTCAGCCTATCTCTGTGGGTCCAGGAAAGAGGATCGGTCACTTGGCCACAGGCCAGTCTCTATGGTGGCCTTGAAGGACAAGGAGAGCAAGAAGGGCTCCAGCTTATCAGAGGCGGCAGCTCCTCCAAGCCTGCCTGAGAAGATACACCCCTGTGGTTCTGAGAAGAGTCCCTCCAGCAACCACCTTTCAGAGAGAAAAACCACCAGCAGCCCGACCCTACCCCCTGTGGACTACATCCCCCAGGGTACTACAGCCCCCAGTGTCAAGCAGATCCGGAATGAGCTGGAGGCTCGGTTTGCCTCCTCAGCAGAGAAAGAAGCCAAACCCAGCATAGCATCTTTGCCTCCCAAACCCAGGTTGGAGGGGGGAAGAATCTTTGAAAATGGGACTGATAATGGCAGATTACATAAGCCTGTCACCAAGAATCCACCCCAGCTGCCTGCCACCCCTCTGTCGGCCACACCACTCCAGTCCAAGATTACACCTGGTCCAGCAGCACCACCCAAGGCCACACCTAGGCCAGCCTTACCACTCAAGCCTACACCTGAGCAGATGACACCACCCAAGCACATACCTGGGCAGGTGACACCACCCAAGCACACACCTGAGCAGGCCACACCACTCAAGCCTGCACCTGGACAGGCCACACCACCCAAAGACCCACCTGGGCAGACCACACCACCCAAGCACACACTTGGAAAGGCCACACCACCCAAAGACCTACCTGGGCAGACCACATCAACCAAGCACCCACCGGGGCAGGACACATCAACCAAGGACACACCTGAGCTGTCCATCCCATCATCTCAGCTGATGGCTGAGAAGGACCTTGTCCcagtgaggcagagagaaaagccaGAATCTCAAGAAAATGCAGTGGCCACCCAACTGTCCACAAATGGAACCCTCTCCCCTCCAGCCCTCCCACCAAAGATGTCCACTGGTGGAGAGGAGGTACCATTTCTCTACAAACCCCATCGCAGCCACAACACCCACAGCCGAGGGGTTGCTGTGGTGATCCCCACTCGGGCCAGAGGCGAGGCCACAGACTCAGGAGGACTAGTGGATGAAAAGGAGCCCCAAAGGCACCCAGCCAAACCTCTTACCCAAGTCCAGCCTGCTGACCAACTCCTCAGACACCCGGTGACTGGGGAGGTAGTGGAGCGGGGCTCCCCAATGGCTCTGCTCCTTGCAGCCAGACAGAGGGCACAGAAGGGCAGGCCTGGAGGGACTGCGATGGGACTGGGAAGGTCCTCTCTGCCAGGGAGTCTCCGTAACCATAGCAATCAAACAGAGGCCAGCTCTGACAGCATCTTTTACA from Cricetulus griseus strain 17A/GY chromosome 1 unlocalized genomic scaffold, alternate assembly CriGri-PICRH-1.0 chr1_0, whole genome shotgun sequence includes the following:
- the CUNH6orf132 gene encoding LOW QUALITY PROTEIN: uncharacterized protein C6orf132 homolog isoform X2 (The sequence of the model RefSeq protein was modified relative to this genomic sequence to represent the inferred CDS: inserted 1 base in 1 codon), translated to MKKSQTMQGTFSKLFGKKHTNSAATSLYATNPPWIFTQEAQEEGTRDFDGIYYGDSRFNTVSESGTATLKARPRVRPLLTFLPLNAQENHGLAVPTPSVPEDFADKEVGGTSSLVNGNLRLYSSVGDLRPVHYDLESSIPPPPPGPAPGPPQDSPQSPAESPPPPPPSIPPPPPPLLXEPPPHPAQPPPPTPVLDTSSTLSPPSTPTPPDFIPPAPPSTFLNPPIPSLPVPGPPSPVSPHTAGMCLLPSGGIIKWKSEVALNGRQPEDPRTSPPKSPAELKGSPLGPTPESHLTFPRSFKVPPPTPVRTSSIPVLEAPGASPEEEEASLPLPSSFSIRPASQVYPDRALEPEHQREPRLETPGSPRLKQSEPQTNGQAGVPPPAPPLPPPAPPLPPPAPSLPPAAPPLPSTEQAVPPSSGFTNIPKSSSPTPNSKPDPPTLEDTDSSEPVDWRDPRQMEKLRSELSAYLCGSRKEDRSLGHRPVSMVALKDKESKKGSSLSEAAAPPSLPEKIHPCGSEKSPSSNHLSERKTTSSPTLPPVDYIPQGTTAPSVKQIRNELEARFASSAEKEAKPSIASLPPKPRLEGGRIFENGTDNGRLHKPVTKNPPQLPATPLSATPLQSKITPGPAAPPKATPRPATPPKDPPGQTTPPKHTLGKATPPKDLPGQTTSTKHPPGQDTSTKDTPELSIPSSQLMAEKDLVPVRQREKPESQENAVATQLSTNGTLSPPALPPKMSTGGEEVPFLYKPHRSHNTHSRGVAVVIPTRARGEATDSGGLVDEKEPQRHPAKPLTQVQPADQLLRHPVTGEVVERGSPMALLLAARQRAQKGRPGGTAMGLGRSSLPGSLRNHSNQTEASSDSIFYRGSRPNSFLVVPKAPSETEDSHRTSARPAGPSQWKPQQGRDIQGPEPSHRHGWTKAESPAVASVARERQAPSSLPQGGALPKSFSSPPSPSYKREEEEEEFCFDIIPPPPEFSNDPEPPALELQHRSRQGSPPTNNFSDLGQSLDAGPGANPARSFSRFSGAQYSGFGGLDRLSGSGRSLIKKRLYVGEPHHNPGTPRGATGRSMSSPNCFGPQPGGPETRRVNSAGRAAPGGLNARRLSLEGSRGTAEVKYKLPSGGGGNGSKPGDYGFVPAKGTRSLHGTTHYGSPINTFTVRPGTRHPISYNYSGTHRKTTS